The genomic window CTCTTCAAGCTTCAACAAGATAGAACAGTGAGTGAGtattattttgaatttgttgttttagCTAATTGTACTTTGTGACCTAATGCACGCCAATTCCTTCATCCACTTCTTCCTACACCACCACAACAGCCCCTACCAAATACTACTAGAAATTTCACTCGAAAATTTACTCTGGATAAAGTCCaaagtaaaaggaaaaaaagagttATGTTATTGGTGTGATGAGAAGTTCTCAGCGAGCCATCATTGTACCAATAGGCACTTCATgtttgttagaaacaagagactaaactggaaAAATGATTTGTGTGTCTATTCAAATTGTCTATTTAAGTTGTCtagaataatacaatataaaagggtatttataggtactaagagaatcgtaataataaagacataatctcctataataaatattcagatatactaaataatactaattgatcctaattgatcctaattatattctaacatccccctcaaactcaagtgacaacttgagtttgaaatttatttaaaaattaatacaacgaaataaaaaaaatgcataaactaaTAGAACGGGTGCAGACGAAACTGTCAGAAGAAagcacagacggaactgccacaatCTGAAGGATGTGTAGATGGAACTGCCAGAAAGAAAGGCAGACGAAACTGCCACAAAGAAACACAGACGAAACACAGACGAAACTGCCACAAGGAAACACAGACGAAACACAGACGGAACTGCTACGagaaaacgcagacggaactgccacaagagAACACAAACGGAACTaccacgagagaacgcagacggaactgctacgagagaacgcagacggaacGTTCACAAGAGAACGTAGACGGAACTGCTGAAAGAgagcgaaaactatatgatttctcATAAGAATAGGTAAGCAGCGGATGACAATGATGTTTGATCTTTCGACTCGGAAAAATACAAGACAGAGAAAACAGGctagtcggtgaggtgaaaaagtATCAATGGAGTGACAAAAGGTAAGAAAAAATAGCATAGAAAAGAAAGTGCAAAAACTACGATGATTTCATCGCAAGAAAAATAACATAttctcttcaaggaggataccatggctttgataccatgttagaaacaagagactaaactggaaAAAGGATTTGTGTGTCTATTCAAGTTGTTTATTTAAGTTGTCtagaataatacaatataaaaaggTATTTATAgatactaagagaatcgtaataataaagacataatctcttataataaatattcaaatatactaaataatactaattgatcctaattgatcctaaGTATATTCTAACAATGTCATTACAACTTGAATTGGGGAATGAGATGGTGCCAGGGGAGCCAACGATTATGTCTATGGATGAGACCGCAAACTTAGAGGGGTTGAATCAATATATCATTGagcatcatttattttataacaTGATGCATGGTACTGAAGGCCCTTAGTTCTgtaccattttttttaattttttaattaaaagcattaataaaaaaaatttgtattttggAAAGTGAACAAATTATTTCTCAGTAAATTAAGGTTAAATTATGACAAAATTTGTGAATGTATTTATAGATTTTTCAGTAAATCAAATTTGTTATATGATAAATGATATTGATAAAGTGTTGCATATCATCGtctaattgataaaaaaaaaaaaaaaaatcaatttgacttaagattatatttttcaaaaactaatttagaGTGCACACCTAATTTTTAAGGAGCATTTTACCATTAACCCAAAAATATCATTGCTTTTTTCTGCTCAAGTAGATAATAATCCATTTGGTtaatgaagaacaagaaagtgatTTCAGTTTAGTAGTAACTTACCTTTTAAGTTAAGTGATTAAGTGAGATAACTGACCCTCGATTTTAAAGTTTATTTGCTTAGCTTGTTAACATAACAGATTTGCTTTTGATTACATAGTACTAGATATGTGAAAAGAGTTTCAGATTCAATCTCCATTAAACATACCAATTAAGCAAGGCAAGAAACTTTGACtaaatgaaaaattaattaatcCTAAAACAAATCAACCAAAAGTGTATAATTTCGGTGAAGACATGAATAGTAACTGTATTTGAATTATGTTTATATGAGTTAATTTGCAGAATACttcatatatatgtatgccaaattagttattttattcaGTTTTTGAATCAGTAGCCACACTTTAAAATATTTATCACTTTAAACTTGTTTAGTGTATTTAGATATAATTTATTGTTAATacattgattttttaaaataatacacTTTCTTTTATAAGTAAAAATAACATACTTTAAAACGAAAGAAGTGTAGTAATTTTATTAGGATAACATAGATGTTATTGATCTGAGTTATATTATGTTATTCCATAATACTTGAATAGACAAGAATTTATAAGTTCTTGTGTCATAAATTCTGGACATATAATTTTTGTATAAAAGAATTAATATCATTGGAAGAAAAATAATGCAAGATAGAGAAAAAAGATATCATCTTTAGCTTATAAACAGAAAAgagaaacaaaacaaagaacaagaCTAATAAAGTAATAAATGAAGGGAATTAATATTTCAAGTTTTCTTTTTAAACAAGTGTTCTTGGAGGATTGGTAAtattactactactactaaaaattatcaaatttcttttaataaatacATTATTAATATACTAAAAGATTTTaactatataatttttttattatttatcaaaTCCTTTAAAAtactagtcacaaaaaaaaaaatcctttaaaATACTTGTTGGCAAGGCTCAAACTCTTAAATAGTGAAAAACCAAaggtaagagcccaaaactcttcatCCCTAAGAAAGTGTAGAGCTTCTTCCTTAGtaacatacaagtaagcaagtGTTAGAAgattcgaatcccgccttgttgCCTTGTGAATGCAGTAACTCGTTGGCTAGCGACAAACTTTTAAATAGAGCTCAAATCTGCAACAAATTAGTTCTTGACCTATCAGGTTGGAAGAGAATCAGTTACATTAGTAATCCCAGGCAATCCCAACCAACAACCGCGCAATCCCAACCGACGACCGCGCAGATCCCAGCCGACGACGCATCCATGACTTAGGGAGAGATCCCTCCGGCCCGCATCACTAGCAAATGTTATTTTTCTCAACGATGACCTTGCCAATAACATCCAAGCAATGACATCAGTAGATATGTTTTGACAAGAATACAAACTTATCATTCTTAGTTGCTTGCAATTTTTTACCACCTGCTTTACCCCACTGGCCGTGATTCTGTAACAATATTCCAATTTAAGTTCTTTTAAGTTGTAACAATTCTTTGAAATAAGAGAGAGTTCTTCGTTGCTAATTCTCGACCATGACAAATTCAACACAAATAATGTAGGAACTTCAAAGTTAAATTATTAGCCAAATAGAGAAACTTCACATGAGAATAATTCACAACCAAAAAATTCTCCTCCACCTTCTTCTTCCCAAGACAGGTACTTTCCATCCTGATCTCAGTTATCAAAGGGCAGTTACGCATTATGGCGAACAAACTCAAATCAGTAAGCTCTCTATTCCTATTAAGTTTCACAAAGTTTAAGTTACCAAGAAGCAAAGACAACTCACCCACCCGCTGATCATTCAGATATTCTGTGCTCTCAAGATCTAAATATTGTAAATGGTTACACTTTCTCAACAAGCGAGAAATCCCATGGTATCCATATCCGATACTGTATTGCAGAGAGAGTTTCCTCAAGGGAAGGCCTTCTTCCGCAACAGCACACAAGACCTCGTCAGATATGCACGACCAAGACAACTCAAGACAAGTCAAACCCTTCAAATTTACCAATGCATCAATGAACTCCGAAATCTTATCATGCGAACCGCTAAAAGCCAAAGACCTCAATTGGGGTCTCTGACGGATCGCGTTAGCCATCTGTCTTATCACACTAAGCTTGCTGGTTGATTTAAGAACAATAAGCTCTTCTAAAAAATGACAATTCTGACACAAGGTGAAAATGTGAGAGTTCCGAAATTTACGGTTACCTGAAACATTCACCTTTCTAAGCTTCTTAAGCCCTGAAGCAAAGGCCATTACACGGGAATAATCTGTTATCTCATCAGAATTATTCGGAGGGAAACTCACGTCGATTTCTTCGAGGTTCGGGAAGCACTCGACAATTAAGCCCAAATCCTGAGGCGTGAAGGAACAGTTGAGTGACTTCAAAGTTGGAAACTTTTGGGAGAATTGTCGCAACCCATGTGAGGGGAAGGTGGGTTGGTGGGACAGGTCGAGGGAACGGAGTGAGGGTAGGTCGAACAAAGCGATTTGGGAGAGGAGCGCGTTGATGTCACCCGTGAAGTAGCGCGTGATTTTGATGGTCGTCAGGTTGCGAAAACGGCGGAGGAGGGCGGGAAGGAGAGGGGGGACAGGGTCGAGAACGGAGAGGTCGGTGCGGAGGCGGTTGGTAAGGAAAAGGAGCTGGCGTGAGACGAGGGAGAGTGATTCGTGATCTAGATGGTCGCTGATGTGTTTGAAAATTAATTCCCAACACTCATCTGGTAAATGTGGCTCTTGGTGTCTACAaattcttgatgatgatgatgatgatggtggcgGCGGCTGTGGAGCCATTGTCTACGATTTTTGTGTGGAAAGGTTTTAGAGAAAAAGTCTGGGATTATAAACTATTCCATTTACatctctaaattttttatttttattttagagaataaagggaaattttttatatttttttaaatctcaTTTATAAATACTGTTAGATAATACTTTATTctttaaaagaaaatttaaaagatcTAAATTTATAAATGATCAAAGTGAGGATCCTTGTAAATGATTTATGATTTATGCATGAGTTTGATTAGAGAACTAATTAGTAGAATTGGCAATGGATAGGGTAAAGTAGGGTTTGAACTTTGGACCCTACCCTAATCCTATATGtgggttgaaaattttattaaaattctattCTACTCTATCTACgaattgagaatctctcaactctAACTCTACCCGCACcttaaaattctaaatcctaccctaccctatcctactcgcagaaatatcaaattttttcaaagtaaatataaaattcaattatttcgaattttatacatattaataacataaaaaaaaactaatggtttaaattattaaattaactaactagttttagtggttattcacttattgtaagtcattacataagggaggttgtgggttcaacttttacttccttcactatatacctaatttttataaaatatgtgttatatatgatgtgcgggtagagtagggtagggtacaccctaaacccgtaccctaccctacccgcaggcataCCCGGATCGGACCCTGCCCTACCCGAACGGGTTGAAccgggttgggtacccgcgggtagggtatgaattgccagccctacTAATTAGGTCGAATCCCGCCTTGTACATGCAGcaactaggggtgtgcatggtctGGCCCGGCCCAAAAATTTGGCCCGGTCTCGAACACTTTaagggctaatttggtgtgattttattgggtttagggcggggtaagggtctcaaaaatagacccggtcattatttagggTCGAGTCCggaccatagctcgggtcactcGAAATCGGttcggtggcccggtcatcatacacaattaatattttttgttagtgAAATTTTCTATTGCAACACCTTTTCATTGGTGTTTTCACTGACCATGTCTGTTAGGGACAACATGAGAATGAAAGGTATGGAGGCAGAGATTAAAAAACTTTACCAGATGATTGAATCGGCGGCGGAGGAACATAGAGCTGAGAGGGCCAGAGCCTTAGGCTATGAATCTCAAATTTGACACGCTTCAGTTCTCTATTACGCAACTGCTCCATAATCTGCACCGCTCCAACTCTCCTTCTCGTGAGTTCTTATATGGTGCGAGCTCAACTCGACACCCGCAATTTCGCGCGTGATTGCAACCCCGAAGGGTGAACGTCGATATGCCGAAATTTGATGGGAGTGATGCCTTGGGTTGGATTTTCTCCATAGATCAATATTTCAATTTCTTCTGGGTTCCCGATGAAGAACAGGTGGGTTTAGCAGCGGTTCAAATGTCGGGAGCGGCCATTCCATGGTATCAATTATCACAGCGAGCGGCACAATTTCGTTCCTGGACTCAACTCAAGAGGGCGATTGAGCTCGAGTTTGGACCTTCATTGTTCGAGTTTCCCAGGGAATTGCTCTTCAAGCTTCAACAAGATAGAACAGTAAGTGAGtattattttgaatttgttgttttagCTAATTGTACTTTGTGACCTAATGCACGCCAATTCCTTCATCCACTTCTTCCTACACCACCACAACAGCCCCTACCAAATAATACCAAAAATTTCACTCGAAAACTTACTCTGGATAAagtccaaagtaaaaagaaaaaaagagttaTGTTATTGGTGTGATGATGAGAAGTTCTCAGCGAGCCATCGTTGTACCAATAGGCACTTCATGTCATTACAACTTGAATTGGGGGATGAGATGGTGCCAGGGGAGCCAACGATTGTGTCTATGGATGAGACCGCAAACTTGCAGGGGTTGAATCAATATATCATTAAGCATCATTTATCTTATAACATGATGCATGGTACTGAAGGCCCTTAGTTCTGtaccatttttttaattttttaattaaaagtattaataaaaaaaattgtattttggaAAGTGAACAAATTATTTCTCAGTAAATTATGGTTAAATTATGACAAAATTTGTGAATGTATTTGTAGATTTTTCAGTAAATCAAATTTGTTATATGATAAATGATATTGATAAAGTGTTGCATATCATCGtctaattgataaaaaaaatcaatttaacttaaaattatatttttcaaaaactaatttagaGTACACACCTAATTTTTAAGGAGCATTTTACCATTAACCTAAAAATATCATTGCGTTTTTCTGCTCAAGTAGATAATAATCCATTTGGTtaatgaagaacaagaaagtgatTTCAGTTTAGAAGTAACTTACCTTTTAAGTTAAGTGATTAAGTGAGATAACTGACCCTCGATTTTAAAGTTTATTTGCTTAGCTTGTTAACATAACAGATTTGCTTTTGATTACATAGTACTAGATATGTGAAAAGAGTTTGAGATTCAATCTCCATTAAACATACCAATTAAGCAAGGCAAGAAACTTTGACTAAATGAATCAGTAGCCACACTTTAAAATATTTATCACTTTAaatttgtttagtgtatttagaTATAATTTATTGTTAAtacattgaatttttaaaataatacacTCTTTTTTATAAGTAAAAGTAACATACTTTAAAACGAAAGAAGTGTAGTAATTTTATTAGGATAACATAGATGTTATTAATCTGAGTTATATTATGTTATTCCATAATACTTGAATAGACAAGAATTTATAAGTTCTTGTGTCATAAATTTTAGACATATAATTTTTGTATAAGAGAATTAATATCATTGGAAGAAAAATAATGCAAGATAGAGAAAAAAGATATCTTCTTTAGCTTATAAACAGAAAAgagaaacaaaacaaagaacaagaCTAATAAAGTAATAAATGAAGGGAATTAATATTTTAAGTTTTCTTTTCAAACAAGTGTTCTTGGAGGATTGGTAAtattactactactactaaaaatgatcaaatttcttttaaaaaatacattataaatatactaaaagattttaactatataatttttttattatttatcaaaTCCTTTAAAATACTTGTTGGTAAGGCTCAAACTCTTAAATAGTGAAAAACCAAaggtaagagcccaaaactcttcatCCCTAAGAAAGTGTAGAGCTTCTTCCTTAGtaacatacaagtaagcaagtGTTAGAAgattcgaatcccgccttgtcgCCTTGTGAATGCAGTAACTCATTGGCTACCGACAAACTTTTAAATAGAGCTCAAATCTGCAACAAATTAGTTCTTGACCTATCAGATTGGGAGAGAATCAGTTACATTAGTAATCCCAGGCAATCCCAACCAACAACCGCGCAATCCCAACCGACGACCGCGCAGATCCCAGCCGACGACGCATCCATGACTTAGGGAGAGATCCCTCCGGCCCGCATCACTAGCAAATGTTATTTTTCTCAACGATGACTTTGCCAATAACATCCAAGCAATGACATCAGTAGATATGTTTTGACAAGAATACAAACTTATCATTCTTAGTTGCTTGCAATTTTTTACCACCTGCTTTACCCCACTGGCCGTGATCCTGTAACAATATTCCAATTTAAGTTCTTTTAAGTTGTAACAATTCTCTGAAATAAGAGAGAGTTCTTCATTGCTGATTCTCGACCATGACAAATTCAACACAAATAATGTAGGAACTTCAAAGTTAACCTTAAACGGAACCTCCTTGTATCCTAAATGAGCCAAGTCCAAGCGTTGAATCTTACAACACCTCCATAAAACTTCAATAACACCCTTTGAATAGGTCCTGGAATCGCTCAAATCCATCATCTCCAAGTTTGGGCATACGGAAGCAAGTATAGTGACACTTCTATCATCTAGCCATAAATTATTAGCCAAATAGAGAAACTTCACATGAGAATAATTCACAAACAAAAAATTCTCCTCCACCTTCTTCTTCCCAAGACAGGTATTTTCCATCCTGATCTCAGTTATCAAAGGGCAGTTACGCATTATGGCGAACAAACTCAAATCAGTAAGCTTTTCATTCCCATTAAGTTTCACAAAGTTTAAGTTACCAAGAAGCAAAGACAACTCACCCACACGCTGATCATTCAGAAATTCTGTGCTCTCAAGATCTAAATAATGCAAATGGTTACACTTTCTCAACAAGCGAGAAATCCCATGGTATCCATATCCCCTACAGTACTGCAGAGAGAGTTTCCTCAAGGGAAGGCCTTCCTCCGCAACAGCACACAAGACTTCGTCAGATATAGGCGTATAAGACAAATCAAGACAAGTCAAACCCTTCAAATTTACCAATGCATCAATGAACTCCGAAATTTTATCATGCCAACCGCTAAAAGACAAAGACCTCAATTGGGATCTCTGACGGATTGCGTTAGCAATCTGAGTTATCTCACTATGACGGCTGGTTGATTCAAGAACAATAAGCTCTTCTAAAAAATGACAATTCTGACACAAGGTGGAAATGTGAGAGTTCCGAAATTTACGGTTACCTGAAACATTCACCTTTCTAAGCTTCTTAAGCCCTGAAGCAAAGGCCTTTACACGGGAATAATCTGTTATCTCATCACAATTATACGGAGGGAAACTCACATCGATTTCTTCGAGGTTTGGGAAGCACTCGACAATTAAGCCCAAATCCTGAGGCATGAAGGAACAGTTGAGTGACTTCAAAGTTGGAAACTTTTGGGAGAATTGCTGCAACCCATGTGAGGGGAAGGTGGGTTGGTGGGACAGGTCGAGGGAACGGAGTGAGGGTAGGTCGAACAAAGCGATTTGGGAGAGGAGTGCGTTGATGTCACCCGTGAAGTAGCGCGTGATTTTGATGGTCGTCATGTTGGGAAAACGGCGGAGGAGGGTGGGAAGGAGAGGGCGGACAGGGTCGAGAACGGAGAGGTCGGTGCGGAGGCTGTTGGTAAGGGAAAATAACTGGCGTGAGACTAGGGAGAGTGATTCGTAATCGAGAGGGTCGCTGATGTGTTTGAAAATTAATTCCCAACACTCATCTGGTAAATGTGGCTCTTGGTGTCTACAaattcttgatgatgatgatggtggcgGCGGCGGTGGAGCCATTGTCTACGATTTTTGTGCGGAAAGGTTTTAGAGAAAGAGTCTGGGATTATAAACTAGAGAAAATATAGGGGACCAACACTTTTGTTGAAATTTGGACAGCACTTAATCATCGAAAAGAAAATGATTAATCCTACACTATTAGATGTCATCTCACACCATTGAAAATATtgatgatggctaattgatggctaaacatcacaaattctgctggccccctagcactcctctatAAACTATTCTATTTACACCATCTCCAGCAGCAAACTTATCTCATAAAAAATGACTCTATATCAAATTTTGCGCCATAACCAATAAATAGGAACTCAAtaaatctctctcttctccattagaagAAACTAACTTTAATCCCTATTTNNNNNNNNNNNNNNNNNNNNNNNNNNNNNNNNNNNNNNNNNNNNNNNNNNNNNNNNNNNNNNNNNNNNNNNNNNNNNNNNNNNNNNNNNNNNNNNNNNNNNNNNNNNNNNNNNNNNNNNNNNNNNNNNNNNNNNNNNNNNNNNNNNNNNNNNNNNNNNNNNNNNNNNNNNNNNNNNNNNNNNNNNNNNNNNNNNNNNNNNNNNNNNNNNNNNNNNNNNNNNNNNNNNNNNNNNNNNNNNNNNNNNNNNNNNNNNNNNNNNNNNNNTTTTAGATAATACTTTATTctttaaaagaaaatttaaaagatcTAAATTTATAAATGATCAAAGTGAGGATCCTTGTAAATGATTTATGATTTATGCATGAGTTTGATTAGAGAACTAATTAGTAGAATTGGCAATGGATAGGGTAAAGTAGGGTTTGAACTTTGGACCCTACCCTAATCCTATCTGCGTGTTTCTCAACTCTCAActctaaccctacccgcaccttaaaattctaaatcctaccctaccctaccctactcgcagaaatatcaaattttttcaaagtaaatataaaattcaatcatttcgaattttatacatattaataacataaaaaataaaaatttaatggtttaaattactaaattaactaactagttttagtggttattcacttattgtaagtcattacataagggaggttgtgggttcaactctcacttccttcactatatacctaatttttataaaatatgtgttatatatgatgtgcgggtagagtagggtagggtacaccctaaacccgtaccctaccctacccgcaggcataCCCAGACCGGACCCTGccctacccgaacgggttggactgggttgggtacccgcgggtagggtatgaattgccagccctacTAATTAGGTCGAATCCCGCCTTGTACATGCAGcaactaggggtgtgcatggtctGGCCCGGCCCAAAAATTCGGCCCGGTTTCGAACACTTTAggagctaatttggtgtgattttattgggtttagggctggataagggtctcaaaaatagacccgatcattatttagggtcgggtccggaccatagctcgggtcactcGAAATCGGctcggtggcccggtcatcatacacaattaatattttgtattattagtgatggatgatggctattattatgtggaatttaagtattgtaaaccttcatattttgtgttattagtcattatatataagactataa from Arachis ipaensis cultivar K30076 chromosome B09, Araip1.1, whole genome shotgun sequence includes these protein-coding regions:
- the LOC107614696 gene encoding F-box/LRR-repeat protein 14-like, coding for MAPPPPPPSSSSRICRHQEPHLPDECWELIFKHISDPLDYESLSLVSRQLFSLTNSLRTDLSVLDPVRPLLPTLLRRFPNMTTIKITRYFTGDINALLSQIALFDLPSLRSLDLSHQPTFPSHGLQQFSQKFPTLKSLNCSFMPQDLGLIVECFPNLEEIDVSFPPYNCDEITDYSRVKAFASGLKKLRKVNVSGNRKFRNSHISTLCQNCHFLEELIVLESTSRHSEITQIANAIRQRSQLRSLSFSGWHDKISEFIDALVNLKGLTCLDLSYTPISDEVLCAVAEEGLPLRKLSLQYCRGYGYHGISRLLRKCNHLHYLDLESTEFLNDQRVGELSLLLGNLNFVKLNGNEKLTDLSLFAIMRNCPLITEIRMENTCLGKKKVEENFLFVNYSHVKFLYLANNLWLDDRSVTILASVCPNLEMMDLSDSRTYSKGVIEVLWRCCKIQRLDLAHLGYKEVPFKDHGQWGKAGGKKLQATKNDKFVFLSKHIY
- the LOC107614697 gene encoding SCF E3 ubiquitin ligase complex F-box protein grrA-like, translating into MAPQPPPPSSSSSSRICRHQEPHLPDECWELIFKHISDHLDHESLSLVSRQLLFLTNRLRTDLSVLDPVPPLLPALLRRFRNLTTIKITRYFTGDINALLSQIALFDLPSLRSLDLSHQPTFPSHGLRQFSQKFPTLKSLNCSFTPQDLGLIVECFPNLEEIDVSFPPNNSDEITDYSRVMAFASGLKKLRKVNVSGNRKFRNSHIFTLCQNCHFLEELIVLKSTSKLSVIRQMANAIRQRPQLRSLAFSGSHDKISEFIDALVNLKGLTCLELSWSCISDEVLCAVAEEGLPLRKLSLQYSIGYGYHGISRLLRKCNHLQYLDLESTEYLNDQRVGELSLLLGNLNFVKLNRNRELTDLSLFAIMRNCPLITEIRMESTCLGKKKVEENFLVVNYSHVKFLYLANNLTLKFLHYLC